In Geothermobacter ehrlichii, a genomic segment contains:
- a CDS encoding 4Fe-4S dicluster domain-containing protein: protein MKTDRPRLLAPWRRSFQWFCSLLVLLIPFGRWHGRSLLRLDLDSFSLCFFGQILRLEDLHLFLFVCLLFLLLFLLATLVFGRVWCGWACPQTTLTDLAEWWARKIGLKIEHNRLQGPPARKAVAHAGFLLLSLLVGANLVWYFVEPERFFRQLADGTLHPGAWGGMLAIAGLVYVDLGFVRRLVCREFCPYGRFQTVLADRATLVLHRPASEAKRCIDCGACVRACPMGIDIRNGYQIECINCGRCLDACRQVMARRRQPGLMVYSFGSENLGARALLNPRTLLLVAATLGLAVVLAVSIHNRPLATLKLVPSHTAASRQLADGRTAIFFEGWLHNRDDREHSLNIEARDAAAVTSPELRGQTRNIRLQPGENRPVGFVLLTSPAKRQTIEFLLKDGQGTVLARQRLDLRPPSDR from the coding sequence ATGAAAACTGACCGCCCCCGCCTGCTGGCGCCCTGGCGCCGAAGTTTCCAGTGGTTCTGCAGCCTGCTGGTTCTGCTGATTCCCTTCGGGCGCTGGCACGGACGCAGCCTGCTGCGTCTCGATCTCGACAGCTTCTCGCTCTGCTTTTTCGGACAGATTCTCCGTCTCGAGGATCTGCATCTCTTTCTCTTCGTCTGCCTGCTCTTTCTGCTCCTCTTTCTGCTGGCCACCCTGGTTTTCGGCCGGGTCTGGTGCGGCTGGGCCTGCCCGCAGACCACCCTGACCGACCTGGCGGAATGGTGGGCGCGGAAGATCGGCCTGAAAATCGAGCACAATCGCCTGCAGGGTCCGCCGGCCAGAAAGGCCGTCGCCCATGCCGGTTTCCTGCTGCTGTCGCTGCTTGTTGGCGCCAACCTGGTCTGGTATTTCGTCGAACCGGAACGTTTCTTTCGCCAGCTGGCCGACGGCACCCTGCATCCGGGGGCCTGGGGCGGCATGCTGGCCATCGCCGGACTGGTCTATGTCGATCTCGGCTTCGTGCGCCGGCTGGTCTGCCGCGAATTCTGCCCCTATGGCCGGTTTCAGACCGTGCTCGCCGACCGCGCCACCCTGGTCCTTCACCGGCCGGCGAGCGAGGCGAAACGCTGCATCGACTGCGGCGCCTGCGTCCGGGCCTGCCCCATGGGAATCGACATCCGGAACGGCTACCAGATCGAATGCATCAACTGCGGCCGCTGCCTCGACGCCTGCCGGCAGGTGATGGCCCGCCGCCGGCAACCGGGGCTGATGGTCTATTCCTTCGGCAGCGAAAACCTCGGAGCCCGGGCCCTGCTCAATCCCCGGACCCTGCTCCTGGTCGCGGCCACGCTCGGCCTGGCCGTCGTGCTGGCCGTTTCCATTCACAACCGCCCCCTGGCGACCCTCAAGCTCGTGCCGAGCCACACCGCCGCCAGCCGGCAGCTCGCAGACGGCCGCACAGCCATCTTTTTCGAAGGCTGGCTGCACAACCGGGACGACCGCGAACACAGCCTGAACATCGAGGCGCGCGACGCAGCGGCCGTCACATCACCGGAATTGCGGGGACAGACGCGAAACATCCGCCTGCAACCGGGAGAAAACCGTCCGGTCGGTTTTGTGCTGTTGACCTCGCCGGCGAAAAGACAGACGATTGAATTTCTTCTCAAAGACGGACAGGGCACCGTTCTCGCCCGCCAGCGGCTCGACCTTCGTCCACCGTCCGACCGCTGA
- a CDS encoding c-type cytochrome, producing the protein MTAERNNHHDADGIVENRERRPPAYFNILFFGLIIWAVIFMAYYLFSGWSSEEEFRQAMQQHRQTAGQQAPAPAPMTAAAPGVKDESADRSGDAEKGEKLFAARCAMCHGQEGKGGIGPDLTGKTYRYGNDEASIGQSITNGRPKGMPAFGNQLSPEKIADLTAFVLSLQH; encoded by the coding sequence ATGACTGCTGAACGAAACAACCATCACGACGCCGACGGAATTGTCGAGAATCGCGAACGCAGGCCGCCGGCCTACTTCAACATTCTCTTTTTCGGCCTGATCATCTGGGCCGTCATCTTCATGGCCTACTATCTCTTCAGTGGCTGGAGCAGTGAAGAGGAGTTCCGGCAGGCGATGCAGCAGCACCGGCAGACGGCCGGCCAACAGGCGCCGGCTCCGGCGCCAATGACGGCCGCCGCCCCCGGCGTGAAGGATGAATCGGCTGATCGCTCCGGCGATGCCGAAAAAGGGGAGAAGCTGTTCGCCGCCCGCTGCGCCATGTGCCACGGTCAGGAGGGCAAAGGCGGAATCGGCCCCGACCTGACCGGCAAGACCTACCGCTACGGCAACGACGAAGCCAGCATCGGGCAGTCGATCACCAACGGGCGCCCCAAGGGAATGCCCGCCTTCGGCAACCAGCTCTCGCCGGAGAAGATTGCCGACCTGACCGCCTTCGTCCTCTCACTGCAGCATTGA
- a CDS encoding putative manganese-dependent inorganic diphosphatase, with translation MENERVFVIGHRNPDTDSVCSAMAYARLLQRQGRENVQAARAGHLNRQTEFVLEELSLPLPLLLGDVYPRVGDVIGTHVITIDRDEPLSRAMELFHLHSIRQLPVVDGARRPLGLLVLKRITERFLVPRREAEIRRVRTSPDTLASCLRARKVCCFESGSIEELDLYVGAMSARTFADKMQCQDPRRMILVTGDRPDIQRQAVEAGVRVLVITGDLPVDEAILAMARERQVSVLSTSFDTATSAWLTRLATPVGELVGEECLLVGRDERVDEARLKLMHGRDPGAVVVDVDGLVCGILTKSNLLQPSPLKLILVDHNELAQAVPGADRVEILEVIDHHRLGNFHTDQPIRFVNQPLGSTCTVVATLYRQAGIDPEPVYAALMLAGLMSDTVMLKSPTTTPTDREYAEWLSALSGYDWNDFGRRMFQAGSSLAGFASCEELVLSDFKEFAAGEQRFGIGQVEVVSFQEFYDLKQEIEEALARLRGEKGLEMIGLLVTDIVNGTSLLLALGSRELPYIIGYPHLGDNLYELKNVLSRKKQLVPHLLKVLQG, from the coding sequence ATGGAGAATGAGCGGGTCTTTGTCATCGGACACCGCAATCCGGACACCGATTCGGTCTGCAGCGCCATGGCCTACGCCAGGCTGCTGCAACGCCAGGGCAGGGAGAACGTGCAGGCGGCCCGGGCCGGGCACCTGAACAGGCAGACCGAGTTCGTGCTGGAGGAGCTGTCGCTGCCGCTGCCGCTCCTGCTCGGCGATGTCTACCCGCGGGTCGGCGATGTGATCGGGACGCATGTCATCACCATCGATCGCGACGAGCCCCTGTCGCGGGCGATGGAGCTGTTCCATCTGCACAGCATCCGCCAGCTGCCGGTGGTCGATGGCGCGCGAAGGCCGTTGGGGCTGCTGGTGCTCAAGCGGATTACCGAGCGTTTTCTGGTGCCGCGACGCGAGGCCGAGATCCGGCGGGTCCGCACCTCGCCGGACACCCTGGCGAGCTGCCTGCGGGCGCGCAAGGTCTGCTGCTTCGAGAGCGGCAGCATCGAGGAGCTCGATCTCTATGTCGGGGCCATGTCGGCGCGGACTTTTGCCGACAAGATGCAGTGTCAGGACCCGCGGCGGATGATCCTGGTCACCGGCGATCGCCCCGACATTCAGCGGCAGGCGGTCGAGGCCGGCGTTCGGGTGCTGGTCATCACCGGCGACCTGCCGGTTGACGAGGCCATTCTGGCGATGGCGCGCGAGCGGCAGGTGAGCGTCCTTTCGACCTCTTTCGATACCGCCACCAGCGCCTGGCTGACGCGGCTGGCGACGCCGGTGGGAGAGCTGGTGGGCGAGGAATGTCTGCTGGTCGGCCGGGACGAGCGGGTCGACGAGGCACGGCTGAAACTGATGCACGGCCGGGATCCGGGGGCGGTGGTGGTCGATGTCGATGGCCTGGTCTGCGGCATTCTCACCAAGAGCAACCTGCTGCAGCCGTCGCCGCTGAAACTGATCCTCGTCGATCACAACGAACTCGCCCAGGCGGTTCCGGGTGCGGACAGGGTCGAGATTCTCGAGGTCATCGATCATCACCGGCTGGGCAATTTTCACACCGATCAGCCGATCCGTTTCGTCAATCAGCCTCTGGGCAGCACCTGCACCGTGGTGGCGACCCTCTACCGCCAGGCCGGCATCGACCCGGAACCGGTCTACGCCGCACTCATGCTGGCCGGTCTGATGTCCGACACGGTGATGCTCAAGTCGCCCACGACCACGCCGACCGACCGGGAGTATGCCGAGTGGCTGAGCGCCCTGAGCGGTTACGACTGGAACGATTTCGGCCGTCGCATGTTCCAGGCGGGCAGTTCGCTGGCCGGATTCGCCAGTTGCGAGGAACTCGTGCTCTCCGACTTCAAGGAATTCGCCGCCGGCGAGCAGCGCTTCGGCATCGGCCAGGTGGAAGTGGTCAGCTTTCAGGAATTTTACGACCTGAAGCAGGAGATCGAAGAGGCCCTGGCGCGGCTGCGGGGTGAAAAGGGGCTGGAGATGATCGGACTGCTGGTGACCGATATCGTCAACGGCACCAGTCTGCTGCTCGCTCTCGGCAGCCGGGAGCTGCCCTACATCATCGGTTATCCCCACCTCGGCGACAACCTCTACGAGCTGAAGAACGTCCTTTCCCGCAAGAAGCAGCTGGTCCCCCACCTGCTGAAGGTGCTGCAGGGCTGA
- a CDS encoding heavy metal translocating P-type ATPase, whose protein sequence is MVEAELICEHCGLPIAPGDLVVHRQDEIEHRFCCHGCLGAWTLIRESGLDSFYRRRDWRQPGVDRDVFQRRFDSEELASHVHPAGPDRASIHLLLDGIRCASCCWLVEKVLERTPGVIQARVNYGTHRLRIVFDPRQCEVTDLCRTIARLGYLPRPHTSDARRQGAARERRRTLYRFGTAVFLSMQLMGYSLALYAGYFQGMDPTARRLMQGLAAAVTTPVVFYCGWPFLAGAWRSLRNRQAGMDLLIALGVLAAYGYSLFAMLAGREVYFDTAAMIVTLILLGRLLETSARQRAAAGIDRLLSLAPERAMLITENGFREVASDSLRPGDLVLVAAGERFPTDGAVTEGESEIDASAVSGESQPVPKRPGDRIDAGTMNLTHTLKVRVTAASGESFIARVAALVEDAQSRRAPIQAMADRVAAVFVPLVVLVAATTFGYWALIAGDNRAGLLNAVSVLVVACPCALGLATPTAILVACGQAAARGILFRGGDILEQTGRIDLVAFDKTGTLTHGRPAVTGLYPLGGDETELLEAAARCESGSGHPLARAIVAEANRRGIHPPLEAGAETLPGLGVVLTGDRDEIRVGKAELAAPDTVIPGLSPDAGETVVFVSRNGRCLGAITLADDIRPEAADVIAGLRRAGIRTAILTGDREQTAHHVAAALGIDSVAAGMTPAQKAEWLDRQKQKGRRVMMVGDGINDAVALATADVGCAMSGGTDIALENSDLVLTRPDLRRLLLALRYGRDSLKIIRQNLAWAFCYNLLALPLAASGRLLPIFAAAAMAFSSVSVIGNSLRLLREGKDESTATKPEGSHA, encoded by the coding sequence ATGGTAGAGGCCGAACTCATCTGCGAACATTGCGGCCTGCCGATCGCGCCGGGCGATCTCGTCGTCCACCGGCAGGACGAGATCGAACACCGCTTCTGCTGCCACGGCTGCCTCGGCGCCTGGACCCTGATCCGGGAGTCGGGCCTCGACAGCTTCTACCGCCGGCGCGACTGGCGACAGCCCGGCGTCGATCGCGATGTCTTCCAGCGCCGGTTCGACAGCGAGGAGCTGGCGTCCCACGTCCATCCCGCCGGACCGGATCGGGCAAGCATCCACCTGCTGCTCGACGGCATCCGCTGCGCCAGCTGCTGCTGGCTGGTGGAAAAGGTACTGGAACGAACTCCCGGTGTGATCCAGGCCAGGGTCAACTACGGCACCCACCGGCTGCGGATTGTCTTCGATCCGCGACAATGCGAGGTGACGGACCTGTGCCGCACCATCGCCCGCCTCGGCTACCTGCCCCGCCCCCACACCAGCGACGCCCGGCGGCAGGGCGCCGCAAGGGAGCGGCGGCGCACCCTCTACCGCTTCGGCACCGCCGTCTTCCTCTCCATGCAGCTGATGGGCTACTCGCTGGCACTCTACGCCGGCTACTTCCAGGGGATGGACCCGACCGCCCGCCGGCTGATGCAGGGACTCGCCGCCGCGGTGACCACCCCCGTCGTCTTCTACTGCGGCTGGCCGTTTCTGGCCGGAGCCTGGCGCAGCCTGCGCAACCGGCAGGCCGGCATGGACCTGCTCATCGCCCTCGGCGTGCTGGCCGCCTACGGCTACAGCCTGTTCGCCATGCTGGCCGGGCGCGAAGTCTACTTCGACACCGCCGCCATGATCGTCACCCTGATCCTGCTCGGGCGGCTGCTCGAAACATCCGCCCGGCAGCGGGCGGCCGCCGGCATCGACCGTCTGCTTTCCCTGGCCCCGGAACGGGCGATGCTGATCACCGAAAACGGCTTCCGGGAGGTGGCAAGCGACAGCCTGCGGCCGGGCGACCTGGTCCTGGTCGCCGCCGGCGAACGCTTCCCGACCGACGGCGCGGTCACCGAGGGCGAAAGCGAGATCGATGCCTCGGCCGTCAGCGGCGAATCGCAACCGGTTCCGAAACGGCCGGGCGACCGAATCGACGCCGGCACCATGAACCTGACCCATACCCTGAAAGTCCGGGTCACGGCCGCCAGCGGCGAATCCTTCATCGCCCGGGTGGCGGCGCTGGTCGAAGACGCCCAGAGCCGGAGGGCGCCCATCCAGGCCATGGCGGACAGGGTGGCGGCCGTGTTCGTGCCGCTGGTCGTTCTCGTCGCCGCGACCACCTTCGGCTACTGGGCCCTCATCGCCGGCGACAACCGGGCGGGCCTGCTCAACGCGGTCTCCGTGCTGGTCGTCGCCTGCCCCTGCGCCCTCGGCCTGGCCACACCGACGGCCATCCTGGTCGCATGCGGCCAGGCGGCGGCCAGGGGAATTCTCTTTCGCGGCGGCGACATCCTCGAACAAACGGGACGGATCGACCTGGTCGCCTTCGACAAGACCGGCACCCTGACACACGGCCGGCCGGCCGTCACCGGCCTCTACCCACTCGGTGGCGACGAAACCGAACTGCTGGAGGCCGCCGCCCGCTGCGAGTCGGGATCCGGCCACCCGCTGGCCCGGGCGATCGTCGCGGAAGCGAACCGTCGGGGCATTCACCCGCCCCTGGAGGCGGGAGCGGAAACCCTGCCGGGGTTGGGCGTGGTCCTGACGGGCGACAGGGACGAAATCCGGGTCGGAAAGGCTGAACTGGCGGCGCCGGACACCGTCATTCCCGGTCTGTCCCCCGATGCCGGCGAAACGGTCGTCTTTGTCAGCCGCAACGGCCGCTGCCTCGGGGCCATCACCCTGGCAGACGACATCCGCCCGGAAGCCGCCGACGTCATCGCCGGCCTGCGCAGGGCGGGCATCCGCACTGCCATACTGACTGGAGACCGCGAACAGACGGCGCACCATGTCGCCGCGGCCCTCGGCATCGACAGCGTCGCGGCCGGGATGACCCCGGCACAGAAGGCCGAATGGCTGGACCGGCAGAAACAGAAGGGCCGGCGGGTGATGATGGTCGGCGACGGCATCAACGATGCCGTCGCCCTGGCCACCGCCGACGTCGGCTGCGCCATGTCCGGCGGGACCGACATCGCGCTGGAAAATTCCGACCTGGTGCTGACACGTCCCGACCTGCGACGCCTGCTGCTGGCCCTCCGCTACGGCCGTGACAGCCTGAAAATCATCCGGCAGAACCTGGCCTGGGCCTTCTGCTACAACCTGCTGGCCCTGCCGCTGGCGGCCAGCGGCCGGCTGCTGCCCATCTTTGCCGCCGCCGCCATGGCCTTCAGCTCGGTCAGCGTCATCGGCAACTCGCTGCGCCTGCTGCGCGAAGGGAAGGACGAATCAACCGCCACAAAGCCGGAGGGAAGCCATGCCTGA
- a CDS encoding cytochrome c3 family protein — protein MKRFIAVLVAVSFIALGSAVVVSANNGPEVIELPAKMGTVTFPHKAHQDRIADCKTCHHNGVEAGSCRSCHDGSKAPKFKNAAHKTCKGCHKKEGVSTSCKTCHKK, from the coding sequence ATGAAACGTTTCATCGCTGTTCTGGTTGCCGTCAGCTTCATCGCTCTCGGCTCCGCCGTCGTCGTGTCCGCCAACAACGGCCCCGAAGTCATCGAGCTTCCGGCCAAGATGGGCACCGTGACCTTCCCCCACAAGGCTCACCAGGATCGCATCGCTGACTGCAAGACCTGCCACCACAACGGTGTCGAAGCCGGCTCCTGCCGCTCCTGCCACGACGGCAGCAAGGCTCCCAAGTTCAAGAACGCCGCCCACAAGACGTGCAAGGGCTGCCACAAAAAGGAAGGCGTGAGCACTTCCTGCAAGACCTGCCACAAGAAGTAA
- a CDS encoding thioredoxin domain-containing protein has protein sequence MPIDTVPTTDPLKLTPAEIAALPANGGPHYNRLVFAKSPYLLQHAANPVDWHPWSDAAFDLARERDCPVLLSIGYSTCHWCHVMAHESFENRDVAELLNRDFVAVKVDREERPDIDATYMTVCQLLTGSGGWPLTLLLTPGREPFFAATYLPPQTRNGQPGLIEVLTKVRQMWADDREQLLLGANRIVTALKRAEAGRPRSRPPDEKLLYRALQHYRDSYDPQHGGFGGAPKFPAPHNLMLLLRLARRFDAADAADMARQTLRAIRAGGIYDQLGFGLHRYAVDRQWLVPHFEKMLYDQALFILAATAARTEENPHFATMALETAAYLRTGLQHPEGGFCAGEDADSDGGEGSFYLWSRDEIEKLLSEEDVELACRFFGIDARGNFEGRTILTNRMEREQLAEDLGETEAALTARIARIRQTLLARRNRRPRPHRDENILTGWNGLAIAALARAGAAFDRPELVAAAEKAADFVLSRLRRDDGRLLRRFFRAEAAIGAFLEDYAGLAFGLAELFLASLEPLRLQQARQLAHQMLELFDDGEGGLSDSGRDAERILVRNRNLQDGAMPSGLSLAIGVLLQLGRLLGDGKLEMAGRNLLERHLAEAERYPRAYSWLLAALDSHLDSEPTLVIAAPDRQQTAIWLETARRLGPPDLLLLPATPELAELDLPLLQQRTPLHDRATAWFCSRRHCHPPVTEMAELERLLATER, from the coding sequence ATGCCCATCGACACCGTTCCAACGACCGATCCTCTCAAACTGACGCCGGCCGAGATCGCCGCCCTGCCGGCCAACGGCGGTCCGCACTACAACCGGCTCGTCTTCGCCAAGAGTCCCTACCTGCTGCAGCACGCCGCCAATCCCGTCGACTGGCACCCCTGGTCGGACGCCGCCTTCGACCTGGCGCGCGAACGCGACTGTCCGGTGCTGCTCTCCATCGGCTACTCGACCTGCCACTGGTGCCATGTCATGGCGCACGAATCGTTCGAGAACCGGGACGTGGCCGAACTGCTGAACCGCGATTTCGTCGCCGTCAAGGTCGACCGGGAAGAGCGCCCGGATATCGATGCCACCTACATGACAGTCTGCCAGCTGCTGACGGGCAGCGGCGGCTGGCCGCTCACCCTGCTGCTCACCCCCGGGCGCGAGCCTTTCTTCGCCGCCACCTACCTGCCGCCCCAGACGCGAAACGGCCAGCCGGGACTGATCGAGGTGCTGACGAAGGTCCGGCAGATGTGGGCCGACGACAGGGAACAACTGCTGCTCGGCGCCAACCGGATCGTCACCGCCCTGAAACGGGCCGAAGCCGGGCGTCCCCGCTCCCGGCCGCCGGACGAGAAGCTGCTGTACAGAGCCCTGCAACACTACCGCGACAGCTACGATCCGCAACACGGCGGATTCGGCGGTGCCCCCAAATTCCCCGCGCCGCACAACCTGATGCTGCTACTGCGCCTGGCCCGCCGTTTCGACGCCGCCGATGCCGCCGACATGGCCCGGCAGACGCTGCGTGCCATCCGCGCCGGCGGCATCTACGACCAGCTCGGCTTCGGCCTGCACCGCTACGCCGTCGACCGGCAGTGGCTGGTACCGCATTTCGAGAAGATGCTCTACGACCAGGCCCTGTTCATCCTGGCCGCCACCGCCGCCCGGACCGAAGAAAACCCGCACTTCGCGACAATGGCGCTTGAAACCGCCGCCTACCTTCGCACCGGCCTGCAACATCCCGAAGGTGGTTTCTGCGCCGGCGAGGACGCCGACTCCGATGGCGGTGAAGGCTCTTTCTACCTGTGGAGCAGGGATGAAATCGAAAAACTGCTCTCCGAAGAAGACGTCGAGCTGGCCTGCCGCTTCTTCGGCATCGACGCCAGGGGAAACTTCGAGGGGCGGACCATCCTCACCAACCGGATGGAGCGGGAGCAACTGGCGGAAGATCTGGGCGAAACCGAAGCGGCACTGACCGCCCGGATCGCCCGGATTCGGCAGACGCTGCTGGCGAGGCGAAACCGGCGGCCGAGGCCGCATCGCGACGAGAATATCCTGACCGGCTGGAACGGCCTGGCCATCGCCGCCCTGGCCCGGGCCGGAGCCGCCTTCGACCGCCCGGAACTGGTCGCGGCCGCCGAAAAAGCGGCCGACTTCGTTCTGTCGCGCCTGCGGCGGGACGACGGCCGGCTGCTGCGTCGATTCTTCCGGGCAGAAGCCGCCATCGGCGCCTTTCTCGAGGACTACGCCGGTCTCGCTTTCGGCCTGGCGGAACTCTTCCTGGCCAGCCTCGAGCCGCTCCGGCTGCAGCAGGCCCGGCAACTGGCCCACCAGATGCTGGAGCTGTTCGATGACGGCGAGGGAGGACTCAGCGACAGCGGCCGGGATGCCGAGAGAATTCTCGTCCGCAACCGCAACCTGCAGGACGGCGCCATGCCGTCGGGGCTTTCGCTGGCGATCGGCGTGCTGCTGCAGCTGGGACGTCTGCTCGGCGACGGGAAGCTCGAGATGGCCGGCCGCAACCTGCTCGAACGCCATCTGGCCGAAGCCGAACGCTATCCACGGGCCTACAGCTGGCTGCTTGCCGCCCTCGACAGCCATCTCGATTCGGAACCGACCCTGGTGATCGCCGCGCCCGACCGGCAACAGACGGCAATCTGGCTGGAGACGGCCCGCCGCCTCGGACCGCCCGACCTCCTGCTGCTCCCGGCGACGCCGGAACTGGCAGAGCTCGACCTGCCGCTGCTGCAACAACGGACCCCGCTGCACGACCGCGCCACCGCCTGGTTCTGCAGCCGCAGACACTGCCATCCGCCGGTGACGGAAATGGCGGAACTGGAACGGCTGCTGGCGACGGAACGGTGA
- a CDS encoding FixH family protein: MNEPKRNSFPPLLAAVILVFLFFTGWSVWMAVKADPAVTDPDYYSKGLKYNRTLIEKRAAASLGWNLTTSLERGQLRIELRDRQGRPVPDATGEITLFSARSRTQQLPLRESGPGIYSVRLPAGLAGELRARIEFDRQGVRLMRDLLLNI, encoded by the coding sequence ATGAACGAACCGAAAAGGAACAGCTTCCCGCCCCTGCTGGCGGCCGTCATCCTGGTCTTTCTCTTCTTCACCGGCTGGTCGGTCTGGATGGCGGTCAAGGCCGACCCCGCCGTCACCGACCCCGACTACTACAGCAAGGGCCTGAAATACAACCGGACCCTGATCGAGAAGCGGGCCGCGGCCAGCCTCGGCTGGAACCTGACAACGTCCCTCGAACGGGGACAATTGCGGATCGAACTCCGCGACCGGCAGGGACGACCGGTCCCGGACGCCACGGGTGAAATCACCCTCTTCTCCGCCCGCTCCAGGACGCAACAGCTGCCGCTGCGCGAATCCGGACCAGGCATCTACAGCGTCCGCCTTCCGGCGGGTCTTGCCGGCGAGTTGCGCGCCCGGATCGAATTCGATCGCCAGGGCGTCCGGCTGATGCGGGATCTGCTGCTGAACATCTGA
- a CDS encoding helix-turn-helix transcriptional regulator, protein MAMQLPPTVSIDGRTIRRVREEKRLTQLYVAKVVGVTTDTISRWENNRYPNIKRDNALALAEALEVPVEMLLRRDEGDDTEAGATGDVRRRRIALTVFLLASLLSAVGLFFLMGRQPDRVRILAFRLLPRYAAPGSVIPVRVAIDRKLDGRGYILREHFPRGWKLIEANPPASSLDNINGTARWIVKPGEKRERIVYLLRVVADSAVNSTVKFGGEVVIKGEAGEGEARVGGKEKVEVAPFLWPDQDGNLVIDDAEILAASDVFDEMKGVHLDWNFLESVWDAGSYRWLSKKKVFRPVKRAETYHQHPE, encoded by the coding sequence ATGGCAATGCAGCTGCCGCCGACGGTATCGATTGACGGCCGGACCATCAGGCGGGTCAGGGAGGAGAAGAGGCTGACCCAGCTCTATGTGGCCAAGGTGGTCGGCGTGACGACCGATACCATCAGTCGCTGGGAAAACAACCGCTATCCGAACATCAAGAGGGACAACGCGCTGGCGCTGGCCGAAGCCCTGGAGGTTCCGGTCGAGATGCTGCTGCGCAGGGATGAGGGAGATGACACTGAAGCCGGCGCTACCGGCGATGTTCGCCGCAGACGGATTGCCCTGACCGTTTTTCTGCTGGCGAGTCTGCTGTCGGCGGTCGGCCTCTTCTTTCTGATGGGCCGCCAGCCGGACAGGGTACGCATCCTGGCTTTCCGGTTGTTGCCCCGCTATGCGGCGCCGGGCAGTGTCATCCCGGTGCGGGTGGCCATCGACCGCAAGCTCGACGGGCGCGGTTACATCCTGCGCGAGCACTTTCCCCGGGGCTGGAAACTGATCGAGGCCAATCCGCCGGCTTCCAGTCTCGACAACATCAACGGCACGGCGCGCTGGATCGTCAAGCCGGGAGAGAAGAGGGAGCGCATCGTCTACCTGTTGCGGGTCGTGGCCGATTCTGCTGTCAATTCCACAGTGAAGTTTGGCGGCGAAGTGGTCATCAAGGGCGAAGCGGGCGAGGGCGAGGCCAGGGTCGGCGGCAAGGAAAAGGTCGAGGTCGCCCCCTTCCTCTGGCCCGACCAGGACGGCAACCTGGTCATCGACGATGCCGAAATTCTCGCAGCTTCGGATGTCTTCGACGAGATGAAAGGCGTTCATCTCGACTGGAATTTTCTCGAATCGGTCTGGGATGCCGGCAGCTACAGATGGCTGTCGAAAAAGAAGGTTTTCAGGCCGGTCAAGCGGGCCGAGACCTACCATCAGCATCCGGAGTGA
- the ccoS gene encoding cbb3-type cytochrome oxidase assembly protein CcoS codes for MPDSIVVLIILSLFLGTGVWLVFLWAVRKGEFDDTEGPKYRMLDDGDDLPGHHDDRKEDTTGE; via the coding sequence ATGCCTGACTCGATCGTCGTTCTCATCATCCTCTCCCTCTTTCTCGGCACCGGAGTCTGGCTGGTCTTCCTCTGGGCGGTGCGCAAGGGAGAATTCGACGATACCGAAGGACCCAAGTACCGCATGCTCGACGACGGGGACGATCTCCCCGGTCACCACGACGACAGAAAGGAGGACACGACGGGTGAATGA
- a CDS encoding sulfite exporter TauE/SafE family protein: MNEPVLSMAFLTGLLGSGHCIGMCGGLVAALTMTEQGQRGGLAFHILYHAGRVLTYMLIGGLVGWLGSLLPLKDSLGQLTRALLIGSDLLVIVLGLGTAGAFARLNLNRLDFPGPTAAMARALNGLRRWPPAFSALPLGLLMGWLPCGFVYAMLITAGQSGTGIAGAGIMLAFGIGTTPALLIFGSAAGWLTARARSWMVRGAGLAVAGIGVMHLLKHLRMPH; encoded by the coding sequence GTGAATGAACCGGTCCTTTCGATGGCCTTCCTCACCGGCCTGCTCGGTTCCGGACACTGCATCGGCATGTGCGGCGGCCTGGTCGCCGCCCTGACGATGACCGAACAGGGACAAAGGGGTGGCCTCGCCTTCCACATCCTCTACCATGCCGGCCGGGTGCTGACCTACATGCTGATCGGGGGGCTGGTCGGATGGCTCGGCTCGCTTCTGCCGCTGAAAGATTCCCTGGGACAACTGACCCGGGCCCTGCTCATCGGCTCGGATCTGCTGGTCATCGTTCTGGGGCTGGGGACGGCGGGAGCCTTTGCCAGGCTCAACCTCAACCGGCTCGACTTTCCCGGACCGACGGCGGCCATGGCCCGGGCCCTGAACGGCCTGCGCCGCTGGCCGCCAGCCTTCTCCGCCCTGCCCCTCGGCCTGCTCATGGGATGGCTGCCCTGCGGCTTCGTCTACGCCATGCTGATCACCGCCGGGCAGAGCGGCACCGGCATTGCCGGCGCCGGCATCATGCTCGCCTTTGGCATCGGCACCACCCCGGCACTGCTGATCTTCGGCAGCGCCGCCGGCTGGCTCACCGCCAGAGCCCGCAGCTGGATGGTGCGCGGCGCCGGACTGGCCGTCGCCGGCATCGGCGTCATGCACCTGCTGAAACACCTGCGCATGCCGCATTGA